From a region of the Lepus europaeus isolate LE1 chromosome 17, mLepTim1.pri, whole genome shotgun sequence genome:
- the PRLHR gene encoding prolactin-releasing peptide receptor, protein MASMPTRGPGVPAFFPGSRSAATVPANRSAEASVGNASAAGAGAQAVTPFQSLQLVHQLKGLIVLLYSVVVVVGLVGNCLLVLVIARVRRLHNVTNFLIGNLALSDVLMCTACVPLTLAYAFEPRGWVFGGGLCHLVFFLQPVTVYVSVFTLTTIAVDRYVVLVHPLRRRISLRLSAYAVLAIWALSAVLALPAAVHTYHVELRPHDVRLCEEFWGAQERQRQLYAWGLLLGTYLLPLLVILLSYVRVSVKLRNRVVPGCVTQSQADWDRARRRRTFCLLVVVVVVFAVCWLPLHVFNLLRDLDPRAIDPYAFGLVQLLCHWLAMSSACYNPFIYAWLHDSFREELRKLLLAWPRKIAPRGQSMTVSVVI, encoded by the coding sequence ATGGCCTCGATGCCCACCCGGGGCCCCGGCGTCCCTGCCTTCTTTCCTGGGTCGCGATCGGCGGCCACAGTCCCGGCCAACCGGAGCGCAGAGGCGTCCGTGGGCAACGCGTCGGCCGCGGGCGCCGGCGCCCAGGCGGTCACGCCGTTTCAGAGCCTTCAACTGGTACACCAGCTGAAGGGGCTGATCGTACTGCTCTACAGCGTCGTGGTGGTCGTGGGGCTGGTGGGCAACTGCCTGCTGGTGCTGGTGATCGCGCGCGTGCGCCGACTGCACAACGTGACCAACTTCCTCATCGGCAACCTGGCCCTGTCCGACGTGCTCATGTGCACCGCCTGCGTGCCGCTCACGCTGGCCTACGCCTTCGAGCCCCGCGGCTGGGTGTTCGGAGGCGGCCTGTGCCACCTGGTCTTCTTCCTGCAGCCCGTCACGGTCTACGTGTCCGTGTTCACGCTCACCACCATCGCCGTGGACCGCTACGTGGTGCTGGTGCACCCGCTGCGCCGCCGCATCTCGCTGCGCCTGAGCGCCTACGCGGTGCTGGCCATCTGGGCGCTGTCCGCGGTGCTGGCGCTGCCCGCCGCCGTGCACACCTACCACGTGGAGCTCCGGCCGCACGACGTGCGCCTCTGTGAGGAGTTCTGGGGCGCTCAGGAGCGCCAGCGCCAGCTCTACGCCTGGGGGCTGCTGCTTGGCACCTACCTGCTCCCCCTGCTGGTCATCCTCCTGTCCTACGTGCGGGTGTCCGTGAAGCTCCGCAACCGCGTGGTGCCGGGCTGCGTGACCCAGAGCCAGGCCGACTGGGACCGCGCGCGGCGCCGCCGCACCTTCTGCCTGCTGGTGGTGGTCGTGGTGGTGTTCGCCGTGTGCTGGCTGCCGCTGCACGTCTTCAACCTGCTGCGGGACCTCGACCCGCGCGCCATCGACCCCTACGCCTTCGGGCTGGTGCAGCTGCTTTGCCACTGGCTGGCCATGAGCTCGGCCTGCTACAACCCCTTCATCTACGCCTGGCTGCACGACAGCTTCCGCGAGGAGCTGCGCAAGCTGTTGCTCGCCTGGCCCCGCAAGATCGCGCCGCGCGGCCAGAGCATGACGGTCAGCGTGGTCATCTGA